A window from Salvia miltiorrhiza cultivar Shanhuang (shh) chromosome 2, IMPLAD_Smil_shh, whole genome shotgun sequence encodes these proteins:
- the LOC131012374 gene encoding coniferyl alcohol acyltransferase-like, with product MCLTRDFEVKVCKSEVVAAALPMQEHWLPLSNLDLLLPPVDFGVFFCYLHKETEQPFAQIVGALKKALAQTLVSYYAFAGVLVRNGAGEPELLCNNSGVDFVEAVSDAGLEDLNLYNPDDCVAGKLVPHKKRGVLAVQVTQLKRGGIVVACSVSHQVADAYSANMFLVSWAEMARSKQLSQPPSFRRSLLLPRRPGSYDASVDNMFVTMSTLPPPHEDDGEAAISRIYYIKADRIRELQEEANVGNSKDNRRTKLEAFSAFLWRTIISGEDSGGDSVCRLGIVVDGRSRLIDRDEEQAKLIAPYFGNVLSIPFGEKKMKELKEKELNWVASEVHAFLGVAAAKEHFLGLIDWVEERRPEMALAKIYAATVTEEEPAVVVSSGQMFPVKKMNFGWGRPIFGSYDFPWGGKSGYVMPMPSVKDDGDWIVYMHLLRGQLELIERNASHVFNPLTSQYILSNV from the exons gaggtggtggcggcggcgctgCCAATGCAGGAGCACTGGCTGCCGCTGTCCAACCTGGACCTGCTCTTGCCGCCGGTCGACTTCGGCGTCTTCTTCTGCTACCTTCACAAGGAAACGGAACAGCCTTTTGCGCAGATAGTTGGCGCGCTGAAGAAGGCTTTGGCGCAAACTTTGGTTTCCTATTACGCATTCGCCGGCGTGCTGGTCAGGAACGGCGCCGGCGAGCCGGAGCTTCTCTGCAACAACAGCGGCGTCGATTTTGTCGAGGCCGTTTCCGACGCTGGACTCGAGGATCTTAATCTGTATAATCCTGATGACTGCGTTGCCGGCAAGCTCGTGCCGCACAAAAAGCGCGGCGTTCTTGCCGTTCAG GTGACCCAACTCAAACGCGGCGGAATAGTGGTGGCGTGCTCCGTCAGTCATCAGGTGGCGGACGCCTACTCCGCCAACATGTTCCTCGTTTCGTGGGCGGAGATGGCGCGTTCCAAGCAACTCAGTCAGCCGCCTTCCTTCCGCCGCTCCCTCCTCCTCCCCCGACGGCCCGGCAGCTACGACGCCTCCGTCGACAACATGTTCGTCACCATGTCCACCCTTCCGCCGCCGCACGAAGACGACGGCGAAGCGGCGATCAGCCGGATATACTACATCAAGGCCGACCGCATCAGAGAGCTCCAAGAAGAGGCCAACGTCGGGAACTCCAAAGACAATCGAAGAACTAAGCTCGAGGCCTTCTCCGCATTCCTCTGGAGAACGATTATTTCCGGCGAAGATTCCGGCGGGGATAGCGTTTGCCGGCTGGGGATCGTTGTCGACGGGAGGAGCCGATTGATCGACCGCGATGAGGAGCAAGCGAAGCTCATCGCTCCGTATTTCGGCAATGTTTTATCGATTCCATTTGGGGAGAAGAAAATGAAGGAGTTGAAGGAGAAAGAGTTGAATTGGGTGGCGAGTGAGGTCCACGCGTTCTTGGGGGTGGCGGCGGCGAAGGAGCATTTTCTAGGGTTGATAGATTGGGTGGAGGAGCGCCGGCCCGAGATGGCGCTGGCAAAGATATACGCGGCGACGGTGACGGAGGAGGAGCCCGCGGTGGTGGTGTCGTCGGGGCAGATGTTCCCCgtgaaaaaaatgaactttGGGTGGGGTCGGCCGATCTTTGGATCGTACGATTTCCCGTGGGGCGGGAAATCGGGATACGTGATGCCGATGCCGAGCGTCAAGGACGACGGAGATTGGATAGTTTATATGCATCTCTTGAGAGGCCAATTGGAGTTGATTGAGAGGAATGCATCTCATGTGTTCAATCCTCTCACATCTCAATATATTCTTTCTAACGTTTGA